In Anaerobacillus isosaccharinicus, one genomic interval encodes:
- a CDS encoding multicopper oxidase family protein, translated as MKHLKLTVIMVLLGVILLACSNQSSTEKIVEDTISEETNQENNSVKADSDGKVIFAIEAIEGQWQYSSDRVTRAWMYNGKLPGEEIRVNEGDEVELRFLNSLPEPTALHLHGLPIVNEMDGVPGITQSVIQPGEEFIYSFTATIPGTYWYHSHENSAEQLFRGMYGAIIIEENNKKEYAIDQVVFISEWSAMLEEMYDETEQNGESHGNAHGASHASHGNGNSIELPHNEMMNEMYDTVVINGKAEADISSFVVKEGDSNRLRFINSGLYTQTITIPNHEFKITHYDGQPVNEPTFITNEILLIAPGERYDVEINLNNAGAWGIEIYAEANEEKLYTILPLVYEGYENERLQINNEPLSTFDITKYGQSQQIERINNVTKEFEMILASNDGDDTFTINGKKAPDLEVYEIEEGDVIKMTIRNNSRVDHPMHSHGHFFYVISKNGAAVQGSPIFKDTLNIKPDETYEIVLIADNPGKWVFHCHELHHAESGMISLIDYAG; from the coding sequence ATGAAACATTTAAAACTTACAGTAATAATGGTACTTTTAGGGGTAATCTTGCTAGCTTGTAGCAATCAGTCATCAACAGAAAAAATTGTTGAGGACACAATTTCAGAAGAAACTAATCAGGAGAATAATTCTGTAAAAGCCGATTCTGATGGAAAAGTGATTTTTGCGATTGAAGCAATAGAAGGGCAATGGCAATATTCAAGTGATAGAGTGACTAGAGCTTGGATGTATAATGGAAAGTTGCCAGGTGAAGAAATTAGAGTAAACGAAGGGGACGAAGTTGAACTACGTTTTTTAAATTCACTACCAGAACCGACGGCATTACACTTGCACGGGTTACCAATTGTGAATGAAATGGATGGAGTCCCGGGAATTACACAAAGTGTTATTCAACCGGGAGAAGAATTTATTTATTCATTTACAGCAACTATACCAGGGACGTATTGGTACCACTCCCATGAAAATAGTGCAGAACAATTATTTAGAGGTATGTACGGAGCAATCATCATCGAAGAAAATAATAAAAAAGAATATGCAATAGATCAAGTTGTATTTATTAGTGAATGGTCAGCGATGCTTGAGGAGATGTATGACGAAACTGAACAAAATGGAGAAAGTCATGGAAACGCCCATGGAGCAAGCCATGCTTCTCATGGAAACGGAAATAGTATTGAATTACCGCATAATGAGATGATGAATGAAATGTATGATACGGTTGTGATTAATGGAAAGGCAGAAGCAGATATTAGTAGTTTTGTAGTGAAAGAAGGGGATTCTAATCGCTTAAGATTTATTAATTCAGGCTTATATACACAGACAATTACTATTCCTAACCATGAATTTAAGATAACACATTATGACGGTCAACCTGTGAATGAACCAACATTTATTACAAATGAAATTCTTTTGATCGCACCTGGAGAAAGGTATGATGTAGAAATTAATTTAAATAATGCTGGAGCATGGGGAATAGAGATATATGCGGAAGCAAATGAAGAAAAATTATATACTATCCTTCCTCTTGTATATGAAGGGTACGAAAACGAGCGTCTTCAGATTAACAACGAACCATTATCGACGTTTGACATTACTAAATATGGTCAAAGTCAACAAATTGAAAGAATTAATAATGTAACTAAGGAATTTGAAATGATCTTAGCTTCAAATGATGGAGATGATACATTCACTATTAACGGTAAGAAAGCCCCTGATTTAGAGGTTTATGAAATTGAAGAAGGCGATGTAATCAAGATGACTATTAGGAATAATAGTCGAGTTGACCACCCGATGCATAGCCATGGACACTTCTTCTATGTGATTTCTAAAAATGGTGCAGCAGTACAAGGGTCACCAATCTTTAAAGATACACTAAATATTAAACCAGATGAAACATATGAAATTGTATTAATTGCTGATAATCCTGGAAAATGGGTGTTTCATTGCCATGAGCTACACCATGCGGAAAGTGGAATGATCTCATTAATTGATTACGCAGGATAA
- a CDS encoding DDE-type integrase/transposase/recombinase yields the protein MRTLLTLLIGKSMFDKPTEAPVNKPYRKLQVDDLPIIEVPKKLDFQVLLTEHLESKGKPLKPVQRRSNSTPVPSSMKCPTCGAPAEYLYANNGAKGQYQCKVCSCLFSEKNRYLKEAILKCPHCSKTLEKVKERKDFHVYKCKNDACSYYQHKRNAMTQKEKNRFKEDPQAFKLRYIYRQFHIDFQPLAKHSPKRPRVDLSRIYVSPHTLGLILTYHVNYGLSARKTAALMKDVHGVSISRQSILNYENSVALWLKPYIDHYPYELSDQFCGDETYIRVNGRWHYLFFFFDAVKKVILSYPVSPNRDTATAIKAIDEVLLKLRKIPENLTFVVDGNPIYLLAQHFYAQHQIPFEVIQVIGLTNEDEVSKEYRPLKQIIERLNRTFKGNYRSTHGFGSEHGSVSFVTLFVAYFNFLRPHSALEGKVPVTIPELEKLPNMPARWTTLIGLAQDWISKQTA from the coding sequence ATTCGAACGCTCCTTACCCTTTTAATAGGGAAGAGCATGTTTGATAAACCGACTGAGGCTCCAGTTAATAAACCATATCGCAAGCTTCAAGTTGATGATCTACCGATCATTGAAGTTCCAAAAAAACTAGATTTTCAAGTTTTATTAACCGAGCATCTTGAGTCTAAAGGTAAACCTCTCAAACCAGTACAAAGACGGTCGAATTCAACACCCGTTCCTTCATCAATGAAATGTCCTACGTGTGGTGCTCCAGCTGAGTATTTATATGCGAACAATGGAGCGAAAGGACAATATCAATGTAAGGTGTGTTCATGTCTTTTCAGTGAGAAAAATCGTTATCTCAAGGAAGCAATCCTGAAATGCCCTCACTGTTCAAAAACACTTGAAAAAGTGAAGGAAAGAAAAGACTTCCATGTGTACAAGTGTAAAAACGACGCTTGTTCTTATTACCAACATAAACGTAATGCGATGACTCAAAAAGAGAAAAATCGGTTCAAAGAAGATCCTCAAGCCTTTAAACTTCGCTATATTTACCGCCAGTTTCACATTGATTTTCAACCATTAGCGAAGCATTCACCAAAGAGACCACGAGTTGATCTATCAAGAATTTATGTGTCTCCACATACGCTTGGATTGATATTGACTTATCACGTCAATTATGGACTTTCAGCCCGTAAAACAGCAGCGCTGATGAAAGACGTACATGGTGTTTCAATCTCTCGTCAAAGCATTTTAAATTACGAAAATAGTGTGGCCTTGTGGTTGAAACCGTATATTGATCACTATCCTTATGAGCTTTCAGATCAATTCTGCGGTGACGAAACGTACATCCGTGTGAATGGCCGTTGGCATTACCTATTTTTCTTTTTTGATGCCGTAAAGAAAGTCATTCTCTCTTATCCTGTGTCACCTAACCGAGACACAGCTACAGCTATTAAAGCGATAGACGAAGTGTTGTTAAAGCTTAGGAAAATCCCAGAAAACCTAACTTTCGTTGTCGATGGCAATCCCATTTACTTATTAGCACAACACTTTTATGCCCAGCACCAAATCCCGTTTGAGGTCATTCAGGTAATTGGCTTAACGAACGAAGACGAGGTGTCAAAAGAATATCGACCTCTCAAACAAATTATCGAGCGGCTAAATCGTACCTTTAAAGGAAACTATCGATCCACTCATGGTTTCGGTTCAGAACATGGTTCTGTTTCTTTTGTGACCTTGTTCGTTGCTTACTTTAACTTTTTAAGACCACATTCAGCTTTGGAAGGAAAAGTACCAGTAACAATTCCTGAGTTAGAGAAGCTTCCAAACATGCCTGCTAGATGGACAACTCTTATTGGTCTTGCCCAGGATTGGATAAGTAAGCAAACTGCCTAA
- the lgt gene encoding prolipoprotein diacylglyceryl transferase yields MEPLFSIGPINIYLFGMMIAIGVFVGLYYFLKVAKSKGLNEKLLLDGVLLSFIGGVLGARVVYVLVYNSAYYFSNPIEIFFIHKGGLSIHGGLVGGFLVGILYLWKNKLPVWKTLDIAAPFIILAQGISRIGCDVFGYPTASDPLWAIRVDGVMLHPVQAYEFTLNYLLFGYLWLRLKSSSYQGQVFLHYLIGFLTIRGIVEFFRENPLLFDFISVSHVMSIVGIIVVVLVMLYRKKTTKIVRPANVERYEIAKIWFYVWGLTFVSLLLYYLLQG; encoded by the coding sequence ATGGAACCATTATTTAGTATTGGACCTATTAATATTTATTTGTTCGGAATGATGATCGCAATTGGTGTGTTTGTTGGATTGTACTACTTTTTAAAGGTGGCTAAAAGCAAAGGCTTGAATGAGAAGCTACTGTTAGATGGAGTGCTGTTATCATTTATTGGCGGTGTCCTAGGGGCGCGTGTGGTATATGTTCTAGTGTATAATTCTGCTTATTATTTTTCGAATCCCATTGAAATTTTCTTTATACACAAAGGGGGACTTTCAATTCACGGTGGTTTGGTAGGTGGTTTCTTAGTTGGTATTTTATATTTGTGGAAAAATAAATTACCAGTTTGGAAAACGTTAGATATAGCTGCACCATTTATCATTCTAGCTCAAGGTATTAGTAGAATTGGTTGTGACGTTTTTGGATACCCAACAGCAAGTGATCCCCTATGGGCAATTAGAGTTGATGGGGTAATGCTTCATCCTGTTCAAGCATACGAATTTACATTAAACTATCTCTTGTTTGGTTATTTGTGGTTAAGGTTAAAAAGTAGTTCCTATCAAGGGCAAGTATTTTTACACTATTTAATTGGTTTCTTAACAATAAGAGGTATTGTTGAATTTTTCAGAGAGAACCCTCTTTTATTTGATTTTATCAGTGTAAGTCATGTAATGAGTATTGTTGGTATTATTGTCGTTGTTCTAGTCATGCTTTATCGCAAGAAAACAACCAAAATTGTCAGACCAGCAAATGTTGAAAGGTATGAAATTGCGAAAATCTGGTTTTATGTTTGGGGATTAACTTTTGTGTCTCTTCTTCTTTACTATTTACTTCAGGGTTAA
- a CDS encoding TVP38/TMEM64 family protein, which translates to MEESLVLFFEQYSNYALIISIVINIIVAIFGFIPSFFVTGANIIFFGFWTGTLISFLGESIGAIVAFLLYRKGFKKLSTLTVEKYPKAKTLLWKQGKEAFYLILSLRLLPFVPSGLVTFISSIGKVSFIIFAIASTIGKVPALLIEAYSVYQVTQWTWQGKVILVGAGLYLVILAFKNNRNK; encoded by the coding sequence ATGGAAGAAAGTTTGGTTTTATTTTTTGAACAATATTCAAATTACGCCTTAATAATAAGTATTGTGATTAATATAATCGTTGCCATTTTTGGTTTTATCCCAAGCTTTTTTGTTACGGGTGCAAACATTATCTTTTTTGGCTTCTGGACGGGTACGCTTATCTCATTTTTAGGTGAATCGATTGGGGCAATTGTTGCCTTTTTACTTTATCGTAAAGGCTTTAAAAAGTTATCAACTTTAACAGTTGAAAAATATCCAAAGGCAAAAACGTTACTTTGGAAGCAAGGTAAAGAAGCCTTTTATTTAATTTTGTCGTTAAGACTATTACCCTTTGTACCATCAGGCTTAGTTACTTTTATCAGCTCGATAGGAAAGGTCTCATTTATTATCTTTGCTATCGCTAGTACAATCGGAAAGGTACCAGCTTTATTGATTGAAGCCTATTCTGTGTACCAAGTTACGCAATGGACATGGCAAGGAAAAGTCATCTTAGTTGGGGCAGGATTATATCTAGTAATTCTTGCCTTTAAAAACAATAGAAATAAGTAA
- a CDS encoding DUF5320 domain-containing protein: MSTLLLLIVILKGICIYFCWRSISLAKKNTIKNPETKTSNELQDLENRLAKLVDQNENLSKELQGIKKQSS; encoded by the coding sequence GTGAGTACACTTTTGTTACTAATAGTGATATTAAAAGGAATATGTATATATTTTTGTTGGAGATCAATTTCACTTGCGAAAAAAAATACAATCAAAAATCCAGAAACTAAAACAAGTAATGAACTACAAGATTTAGAAAATAGATTGGCAAAATTAGTCGATCAAAACGAAAATTTATCAAAAGAATTGCAAGGAATTAAAAAACAATCATCTTAA
- a CDS encoding sensor histidine kinase — MLEIDIKDTGVGISDEDLPYIFERFYHVEKSRSRKYGGSGLGLSIMKKLVELQNGTIAIKSKVNVGTTVVVAFPLSKKEGGTL; from the coding sequence ATGTTGGAGATAGATATTAAAGATACTGGAGTTGGAATCTCTGACGAGGATTTACCATATATATTTGAAAGGTTTTATCATGTGGAAAAATCTAGATCGCGTAAATATGGAGGATCTGGGCTTGGACTATCAATAATGAAAAAACTAGTAGAACTACAAAATGGCACTATAGCAATAAAAAGTAAAGTAAATGTAGGGACGACGGTGGTGGTAGCTTTCCCGCTGTCAAAGAAAGAGGGGGGAACATTGTGA
- a CDS encoding response regulator transcription factor, translating to MLTARRETRDKVQGLNSGADDYLTMPFEKEELLARINALLRRTELQDEYESNKIITFNEMTINWEARKLLIREDEIVLTPKEFSLLYSLAKHPSRVFTREQLLYQIWGDENLSDIRTVDTHVKNIRFKTIKAGLNFSPIRTVWGVGYQFEQRTKNEHK from the coding sequence ATGCTAACTGCCAGAAGAGAAACAAGAGATAAAGTACAAGGTCTAAATAGCGGAGCAGATGATTATTTAACGATGCCCTTTGAAAAAGAGGAATTACTAGCAAGAATTAATGCTTTACTACGCAGAACAGAATTACAGGATGAATATGAAAGTAATAAGATAATTACTTTCAATGAAATGACAATCAATTGGGAAGCAAGAAAATTGTTGATACGAGAAGATGAGATTGTGCTAACTCCCAAGGAATTTAGTTTGCTGTACAGCTTAGCCAAACATCCTAGTCGAGTTTTCACAAGAGAGCAGTTACTATATCAAATTTGGGGAGATGAAAATCTTAGTGATATCCGTACAGTTGATACACATGTTAAAAATATAAGATTTAAAACAATCAAAGCTGGATTAAATTTTTCACCGATTCGGACAGTATGGGGTGTTGGCTATCAATTTGAGCAGAGGACTAAAAATGAGCATAAATAG
- a CDS encoding response regulator, with translation MEKKRVLIVDDEWNMRRLLEIFLISEGFEVKEAQDGYEAINIVKECSIDLIVLDLMMPEIDGIEVCKQIRES, from the coding sequence ATGGAGAAGAAGAGAGTATTAATTGTTGATGATGAATGGAATATGAGAAGACTACTGGAAATATTTTTAATTAGCGAAGGGTTTGAAGTTAAAGAAGCTCAAGACGGTTACGAGGCTATTAATATTGTTAAAGAGTGTTCAATAGATCTAATTGTTCTAGATTTAATGATGCCAGAAATTGACGGGATTGAAGTTTGTAAGCAAATTCGAGAGAGTTGA
- a CDS encoding C40 family peptidase: MSRKAIVQRSELVTGDLVFFETYKPVPSHSGIYIRNGQFISATSSRGIAIASVNDPFYWGPRFLGARRVLLDPPEQKVLSLFIATRNEP; this comes from the coding sequence TTGAGCAGAAAAGCTATAGTTCAAAGGTCGGAATTAGTAACGGGAGATCTAGTATTTTTTGAAACATACAAACCTGTACCATCTCACTCTGGAATTTACATAAGGAATGGACAATTTATTAGTGCAACATCATCACGGGGAATTGCGATTGCTTCCGTAAATGACCCATTCTATTGGGGTCCAAGATTTCTAGGTGCAAGAAGAGTATTGCTAGATCCACCTGAACAAAAAGTTTTATCTCTATTTATTGCAACCAGGAATGAACCATGA
- a CDS encoding DUF2269 domain-containing protein: MIMSPNLRKLALTAHITASVGWIGAVIAYLALVAAVLTSEDAQMVRGAYLAMEPITRFALVPLAFASLLTGIVMSLGTTWGLFRHYWVVAKLMLTVLATIILLSYRQTVSFLAEVAKDPSADLSGLGGGGGLLHAGGGLLVLLLIMILSVYKPRGITRYGWRKQQEKRLD, encoded by the coding sequence ATGATAATGTCACCTAACCTCCGTAAGTTGGCTCTCACCGCCCATATCACCGCCTCGGTCGGATGGATCGGTGCGGTCATTGCTTACCTCGCTCTCGTCGCCGCCGTTCTGACTAGCGAGGATGCTCAGATGGTGCGTGGCGCTTATCTAGCGATGGAGCCAATCACCAGGTTTGCGCTCGTCCCGTTGGCCTTCGCCTCGCTATTAACCGGGATTGTCATGTCGCTAGGTACCACGTGGGGCTTGTTCCGACACTATTGGGTCGTGGCGAAGCTCATGCTAACCGTTCTTGCCACCATTATATTGCTTTCGTACAGGCAGACAGTGAGCTTCCTAGCAGAAGTAGCGAAAGACCCCAGTGCCGACCTCAGCGGGTTGGGGGGTGGGGGAGGTCTTCTCCACGCCGGTGGTGGCCTGTTGGTATTGCTTTTGATCATGATCCTATCAGTGTACAAGCCCCGGGGTATTACCCGGTACGGCTGGCGTAAGCAACAGGAGAAGCGTCTGGATTAG
- a CDS encoding ferric reductase-like transmembrane domain-containing protein, with translation MGKTLSRHMLVGALAISFTVLFYLSRSQWDTMHAWNRAFADVSLLFLSIIMLLGALSKVLKALNKWLVWRRDFGIWAGVTAIIHLLIILNGWVEWQLFRFFYVFSPFVGDWVLHPGFALGNIIGIVALVYIIILTITSNEISIRLLGRKSWLYVQQKAHILYLLVILHTAYFLFFHNPNSTNWLRTPFVILIVGIWLTHLVVFFIHTKRMK, from the coding sequence ATGGGGAAAACTTTGAGCAGACATATGTTAGTTGGAGCACTAGCGATTTCTTTTACTGTACTTTTTTACTTGAGCAGAAGCCAGTGGGATACGATGCACGCATGGAATAGGGCCTTTGCTGATGTGTCTCTTTTATTTTTAAGTATTATTATGCTATTAGGAGCACTTTCTAAAGTGCTCAAAGCACTAAATAAATGGTTGGTTTGGCGAAGAGATTTCGGGATCTGGGCAGGAGTTACAGCTATCATTCATCTATTGATTATTTTGAATGGTTGGGTGGAATGGCAATTATTTAGGTTTTTTTACGTATTCAGTCCCTTTGTGGGGGATTGGGTTCTACACCCAGGTTTTGCATTAGGTAACATCATTGGTATTGTAGCTCTTGTCTATATTATTATTCTAACGATAACATCCAATGAAATTAGTATTAGATTATTAGGAAGGAAATCGTGGCTGTATGTTCAACAAAAAGCTCATATTCTATATTTGCTTGTTATTTTACACACGGCTTACTTCCTATTTTTCCACAATCCAAATTCCACAAATTGGTTACGGACACCATTTGTTATTTTGATCGTAGGGATATGGCTTACACACTTAGTAGTTTTCTTCATTCATACAAAAAGAATGAAGTAA
- a CDS encoding transposase has protein sequence MKPALIPHISYQNFVLDQLNTHYSGGILTLVRKDWTIISKLWITDLSFTTTWLHDLYSVKGPEPRDPASMLRSYLLCLLTSPTLSITEWVNQLHRVPLYTILSGFEPGDVPGVGTFYDFFRRLSGFEKANVKPFIKLKRKKKKKKKPKKGEKATPRNPGIIRKLVDRHLRNGSKQKQLPGDQLYAFFQSQFLEVSARLGLLGDPHSLGVVGDGTPVETARYPRSKPICDCSAQGLTNCTHPRRYSQPDIDSGWDSSRERYFNGYHLYMISTSDSQYDLPLYPRLHPASRHDSVSLVVSSIEFSQRYTLGTIDKILLDAAHDAEPIYELLDHHNVEPFIDLNVRTKKNFSTESDIQISPIGVPICPIGKEMKPNGFDISQNRQKWRCPLACGSKNTCSTPCSKAKYGRTFHTFKRDNLRLFTKTPRSSEKWKLIYKRRTSVERSNKREKVDYHLEAGRHRSTKMWYVRLYSIMMCQHIDAWYSSQKETLNIQEIIFTKSA, from the coding sequence ATGAAACCTGCGCTAATACCACATATCTCATATCAAAACTTCGTTTTAGACCAATTAAATACTCATTACTCAGGCGGTATACTGACTCTCGTACGAAAAGATTGGACTATTATCTCAAAGTTATGGATCACGGATCTTTCTTTTACTACTACTTGGCTTCATGATTTATATTCAGTTAAAGGTCCTGAGCCACGTGATCCTGCTTCCATGCTTCGCTCTTATCTTTTGTGTTTATTGACAAGTCCGACCCTGAGTATTACAGAATGGGTGAACCAACTCCATCGTGTTCCTCTTTACACGATCCTTAGCGGCTTTGAACCTGGGGATGTTCCAGGGGTCGGTACTTTTTATGACTTCTTCAGACGGCTATCAGGTTTTGAGAAGGCTAATGTAAAACCTTTTATTAAGCTCAAACGAAAAAAGAAGAAGAAGAAAAAACCGAAAAAGGGTGAAAAAGCAACTCCTAGAAACCCTGGTATTATTAGAAAATTAGTGGATCGTCATTTACGCAATGGCTCAAAACAAAAACAATTGCCGGGAGATCAATTATACGCGTTTTTTCAATCTCAATTTCTTGAAGTTTCAGCGAGATTGGGTTTGCTTGGGGATCCCCATTCCCTTGGTGTTGTTGGAGATGGGACACCCGTGGAAACAGCGAGATACCCAAGGAGCAAACCTATTTGTGATTGTAGTGCCCAAGGACTAACGAATTGTACTCATCCTCGTCGATATTCTCAACCTGACATCGACTCAGGTTGGGATAGTTCAAGGGAGAGGTACTTCAACGGATATCATCTCTACATGATATCCACTAGCGATAGCCAATACGACTTGCCGCTATATCCACGGCTGCATCCTGCTTCCCGGCATGATTCAGTCAGCCTAGTGGTTAGCTCAATTGAATTTTCGCAACGGTACACCTTGGGCACAATTGATAAAATCCTTCTCGATGCCGCACATGATGCAGAACCGATTTACGAATTACTGGACCATCATAATGTGGAACCGTTTATTGATCTTAATGTTCGAACAAAGAAAAACTTCAGTACGGAAAGTGATATTCAAATTTCTCCCATAGGCGTGCCTATTTGTCCAATCGGTAAGGAAATGAAACCCAACGGTTTTGACATATCTCAAAACCGCCAAAAGTGGCGTTGTCCACTAGCTTGCGGATCGAAAAATACATGTTCCACTCCGTGTTCTAAAGCGAAGTATGGCCGCACATTTCATACGTTTAAGCGAGATAATCTTCGTCTGTTCACTAAAACACCAAGATCTTCTGAAAAGTGGAAACTCATTTATAAACGAAGAACTTCAGTTGAACGTTCGAACAAAAGAGAAAAAGTCGATTATCACTTAGAAGCTGGGCGCCATCGCTCTACAAAAATGTGGTATGTCCGCCTATACTCAATCATGATGTGTCAACACATAGATGCTTGGTACAGTAGTCAGAAAGAGACTTTGAACATTCAGGAAATCATCTTTACTAAAAGCGCCTAG
- the spx gene encoding transcriptional regulator Spx, producing the protein MVTLLVSPGCSSSRRAKEWLEEHGIKFKERNMFVERLSIYELKRIIQKTETGIDEIISKRSVSFRVVKNDYNALSLRDIIKKMSKNPEMIRSPILFDNKRLIVGFSEDQIRCFTPRKERTLFLRNAISALNS; encoded by the coding sequence ATGGTTACACTATTAGTTTCTCCTGGTTGTTCGTCATCCCGCAGAGCGAAAGAATGGTTAGAAGAGCATGGCATTAAATTTAAAGAAAGAAATATGTTTGTTGAACGCTTGAGTATATATGAATTAAAACGGATTATCCAAAAGACTGAAACTGGAATTGATGAAATTATCTCAAAACGTTCAGTATCATTTAGGGTAGTTAAGAATGATTATAATGCTCTTTCTTTGAGAGACATTATTAAGAAGATGAGTAAAAATCCCGAGATGATTCGAAGCCCAATCTTATTTGATAACAAGCGTTTAATAGTGGGATTTAGCGAAGACCAAATTCGATGTTTTACTCCACGAAAAGAACGTACACTCTTTTTGAGAAATGCAATTTCAGCATTGAATAGTTAA
- a CDS encoding TVP38/TMEM64 family protein, which produces MKIGIVLITLFIMVILLFNQKEWIDFIKAGEWSTLKKIMGGDFKSVLLVTMGLMIIQNLFSLVPFLLLTAFNIWLFGFIYGYFWSLIGNILGSLLVFYLARYSIHSWGQNYKDVQLKKKVEENGFFTILIARMLPIIPSSIINIVSGISNIHQKDFILSTVIGHTIFVFVLSIFSLGIISLDQQYIAYLLVSLLVLFVIGIKVKTRKDNVRDTV; this is translated from the coding sequence ATGAAAATTGGGATTGTTCTTATAACCTTATTTATAATGGTAATTTTACTTTTTAATCAAAAAGAATGGATAGATTTTATTAAGGCAGGAGAATGGTCTACATTAAAAAAAATAATGGGGGGAGATTTTAAGAGTGTTTTATTAGTAACTATGGGGTTGATGATAATCCAAAATTTATTTTCACTAGTTCCATTTCTATTACTAACAGCGTTTAATATATGGTTATTCGGGTTTATATATGGCTACTTTTGGAGCCTTATTGGGAATATTTTGGGTTCTCTTTTGGTTTTTTATCTTGCGAGATACTCTATTCATTCTTGGGGACAAAATTATAAAGACGTTCAATTAAAGAAAAAAGTTGAGGAAAACGGTTTCTTTACTATATTAATTGCACGAATGCTCCCTATTATACCTTCTAGTATCATAAATATTGTAAGTGGAATTAGCAACATACACCAGAAAGATTTTATCCTAAGTACTGTTATTGGTCATACAATTTTTGTTTTTGTTCTGTCCATTTTTTCATTAGGAATTATTTCACTAGATCAGCAGTATATCGCTTATCTCTTAGTCTCCCTTTTGGTGCTTTTTGTTATAGGTATTAAGGTTAAGACGAGAAAAGATAATGTTAGGGATACGGTATAA
- a CDS encoding transposase, giving the protein MYNEAFGATAKCPILMFKLLLLKVMYQMSDSDLIERATFDMSFKYFLDVAPEDKIVHPTSLTKFRKLRLNDALLLDVVLIKKTVEIALEKGLIKSNQIIVDSTHTNSMFNSKSPVEILQEQSKQLRKSVYKQDETYKEKMPTKPNTNDLVDHFNYCTQLIEIFKNDEKLYIKDEVKLKAHLLEEVVNVDIEQLNSTVGKDAKVGHNSSDFSFFGYKTHIAMVPKRIITSAVVTTGEKHDGKQAKELIEKSIENGIEVKAFIGDGAYSEKNDRICKRERV; this is encoded by the coding sequence ATGTATAACGAGGCATTTGGCGCTACAGCCAAGTGCCCTATTTTGATGTTTAAGTTATTACTACTTAAAGTGATGTACCAAATGTCTGATAGTGATTTAATTGAGAGAGCTACGTTTGATATGTCATTTAAATATTTCTTAGATGTAGCACCTGAAGATAAAATTGTTCATCCTACAAGCTTAACGAAGTTTAGAAAACTGCGATTAAATGATGCTTTATTATTAGATGTCGTCCTAATCAAAAAGACTGTTGAAATTGCTTTAGAAAAAGGGCTTATAAAATCCAATCAAATCATTGTCGATTCAACGCATACAAACAGTATGTTTAACTCCAAGTCCCCTGTTGAAATTTTACAGGAACAGTCAAAACAATTAAGGAAAAGCGTTTATAAACAGGACGAGACATATAAAGAGAAGATGCCAACCAAACCAAATACGAATGATTTAGTGGACCATTTCAACTACTGTACTCAATTAATTGAAATCTTTAAAAATGATGAAAAGTTGTACATAAAAGATGAGGTTAAATTAAAGGCCCACTTACTAGAAGAGGTCGTCAATGTTGATATAGAACAACTAAACTCAACAGTAGGAAAGGATGCAAAAGTGGGACATAATAGTTCAGATTTTTCATTTTTTGGATATAAAACCCATATCGCGATGGTACCAAAGCGTATTATAACATCGGCCGTTGTTACGACAGGTGAGAAACATGACGGAAAACAAGCAAAAGAGTTAATAGAAAAGTCAATTGAAAACGGAATTGAAGTTAAAGCATTCATTGGTGACGGGGCTTACTCTGAAAAAAATGATCGAATATGCAAAAGAGAAAGAGTTTAA